The Lycium barbarum isolate Lr01 chromosome 10, ASM1917538v2, whole genome shotgun sequence genome includes a region encoding these proteins:
- the LOC132613333 gene encoding monothiol glutaredoxin-S1-like: MDMVMNLGAASPVVIFTKSSCCISHSIETLIRSFGANPTIYELDRHSNGMKLEKALMELGCQPSVPAIFIGNELVGGANEIMSLNVRGKLKQLLIRATAIWGNVFQFAKGILLKYMGMCETLGLELVNQ, encoded by the exons ATGGATATGGTGATGAATTTGGGAGCAGCAAGCCCAGTGGTGATCTTCACTAAGAGTAGTTGTTGCATTTCTCATAGCATCGAAACCCTAATCCGTAGTTTTGGAGCAAACCCTACAATATACGAGCTCGATAGACATTCAAATGGGATGAAATTGGAGAAGGCACTGATGGAACTAGGGTGTCAGCCAAGTGTGCCTGCAATTTTTATAGGGAATGAGTTAGTTGGTGGTGCAAATGAGATTATGAGCCTTAATGTGAGGGGCAAGCTTAAACAATTGCTCATAAGAGCTACTGCCATTTGG GGGAATGTCTTCCAATTTGCAAAAGGCATATTATTGAAGTACATGGGAATGTGCGAGACGCTAGGACTCGAACTTGTGAACCAATAA
- the LOC132614158 gene encoding monothiol glutaredoxin-S6-like yields the protein MDMVMKLGAASPVVIFTKSSCCISHSIDTLIRSFGANPTVYELDTHPNGMKMEKALIELGCQPSVPAIFIGNEFVGGANEIMSLNVRGQLKQLLIRANAIWV from the coding sequence ATGGATATGGTTATGAAGTTGGGAGCAGCAAGCCCAGTGGTGATTTTCACCAAGAGTAGTTGTTGCATTTCTCATAGCATCGATACCTTAATCCGTAGCTTTGGAGCAAACCCTACAGTTTACGAGCTCGATACACATCCAAATGGGATGAAAATGGAGAAGGCATTGATTGAACTAGGGTGTCAACCAAGTGTGCCAGCAATATTTATAGGGAATGAGTTTGTTGGTGGTGCAAATGAGATCATGAGCCTTAATGTGAGGGGCCAGCTCAAACAATTGCTCATAAGGGCTAATGCCATTTGGGTTTag